One genomic region from Populus nigra chromosome 8, ddPopNigr1.1, whole genome shotgun sequence encodes:
- the LOC133700747 gene encoding phytolongin Phyl1.1-like isoform X1, protein MSSMHSTVHYCCVARGNRTLYVYSRGDHEIENSAALCLESTPSYHKWYFETIAKKTFGFLIEDGSVYFTIVDEGLGHPSVLQFLEHVRDEFKKVARKGSRGSFSGMNSINVQEQLVPVICSLITSLEHVVCNDGAGESSSSDNVGLSPSPLNANEQIEVVNSTKAPLLGKSNKQDKRKSKDHVITIRDIELEEHRNSTDRGAKLDSATLDSNNQGGVGSSISLQKDLGSMRIRSSSQSIRKKWWRHMYSLNLNLKRNSLYVRSTRTSFFRGVRVDESNTSDNVSYF, encoded by the exons ATGAGTTCAATGCACAGTACTGTCCATTACTGCTGTGTTGCAAGGGGTAATCGCACTTTGTATGTGTATAGTAGGGGAGACCATGAGATTGAGAATTCGGCAGCATTGTGCTTGGAAAGCACTCCCTCTTACCACAAGTGGTATTTTGAGACGATTGCTAAAAAAACTTTTGGGTTTTTGATAGAAGATGGTTCTGTTTATTTTACAATTGTTGATGAGGGTCTTGGACACCCGAGTGTACTTCAATTTCTAGAGCATGTAAGAGATGAATTCAAAAAGGTTGCTAGAAAAGGTTCTAGAGGAAGTTTTTCTGGTATGAACTCGATCAATGTACAAGAACAATTAGTGCCTGTTATTTGTAGCTTGATAACTTCATTGGAGCATGTTGTTTGCAATGATGGGGCCGGTGAGAGTTCCTCATCTGATAATGTAGGCCTCTCTCCATCACCTCTTAATGCAAATGAACAAATTGAAGTTGTCAATTCTACCAAAGCTCCTTTGTTAGGTAAATCAAATAAGCAAGATAAAAGGAAGTCAAAGGATCATGTTATTACAATAAGAGATATTGAGTTAGAAGAGCATAGAAATTCTACTGATAGAGGGGCTAAGCTTGATTCAGCTACTTTGGATTCCAATAATCAAGGTGGAGTAGGTTCTTCTATATCGCTACAAAAGGATTTGGGTTCAATGAGGATTAGATCAAGCTCTCAAAGCATTCGAAAGAAGTGGTGGCGCCAT ATGTACTCATTGAacttaaatttgaaaagaaattcacTTTATGTTAGAAGTACACGGACCAGTTTCTTTAGAGGGGTTCGAGTGGATGAAAGCAACACATCAGATAATGTCAGCTATTTTTAA
- the LOC133700747 gene encoding phytolongin Phyl1.1-like isoform X2, which translates to MSSMHSTVHYCCVARGNRTLYVYSRGDHEIENSAALCLESTPSYHKWYFETIAKKTFGFLIEDGSVYFTIVDEGLGHPSVLQFLEHVRDEFKKVARKGSRGSFSGMNSINVQEQLVPVICSLITSLEHVVCNDGAGESSSSDNVGLSPSPLNANEQIEVVNSTKAPLLGKSNKQDKRKSKDHVITIRDIELEEHRNSTDRGAKLDSATLDSNNQGGVGSSISLQKDLGSMRIRSSSQSIRKKWWRHVRIVLAIDVAICLILFLTWLSICGGFRCTH; encoded by the coding sequence ATGAGTTCAATGCACAGTACTGTCCATTACTGCTGTGTTGCAAGGGGTAATCGCACTTTGTATGTGTATAGTAGGGGAGACCATGAGATTGAGAATTCGGCAGCATTGTGCTTGGAAAGCACTCCCTCTTACCACAAGTGGTATTTTGAGACGATTGCTAAAAAAACTTTTGGGTTTTTGATAGAAGATGGTTCTGTTTATTTTACAATTGTTGATGAGGGTCTTGGACACCCGAGTGTACTTCAATTTCTAGAGCATGTAAGAGATGAATTCAAAAAGGTTGCTAGAAAAGGTTCTAGAGGAAGTTTTTCTGGTATGAACTCGATCAATGTACAAGAACAATTAGTGCCTGTTATTTGTAGCTTGATAACTTCATTGGAGCATGTTGTTTGCAATGATGGGGCCGGTGAGAGTTCCTCATCTGATAATGTAGGCCTCTCTCCATCACCTCTTAATGCAAATGAACAAATTGAAGTTGTCAATTCTACCAAAGCTCCTTTGTTAGGTAAATCAAATAAGCAAGATAAAAGGAAGTCAAAGGATCATGTTATTACAATAAGAGATATTGAGTTAGAAGAGCATAGAAATTCTACTGATAGAGGGGCTAAGCTTGATTCAGCTACTTTGGATTCCAATAATCAAGGTGGAGTAGGTTCTTCTATATCGCTACAAAAGGATTTGGGTTCAATGAGGATTAGATCAAGCTCTCAAAGCATTCGAAAGAAGTGGTGGCGCCATGTAAGGATTGTTCTAGCTATTGATGTGGCTATATGTTTGATTCTATTTTTAACATGGCTATCAATTTGTGGTGGTTTCAGATGTACTCATTGA